One window of the Chanodichthys erythropterus isolate Z2021 chromosome 2, ASM2448905v1, whole genome shotgun sequence genome contains the following:
- the zmp:0000000930 gene encoding telethonin: protein MHCLSRKPRSYLLNSYSDFQETDEIARESYEATWLDLLMETRPEYKMTLVEKDSVRKESYESKQVVHFKVRRFPNQMIRMGREGEPMLEYRLPYRNILPIPIFVPRDATQPDVTREPSPSRIKSAMDSLNGVCLQKREVSSITEHKPMVIQPRSPDFRASSLISPPRDVLRFQRRE, encoded by the exons ATGCATTGCCTGAGCAGGAAGCCCAGGTCATATCTGCTGAACTCCTACAGTGATTTCCAGGAGACTGATGAGATTGCCAGAGAATCGTATGAGGCCACCTGGTTAGACCTACTGATGGAGACGAGACCAGAATATAA GATGACACTTGTTGAGAAGGACTCAGTAAGAAAAGAGAGCTATGAAAGTAAGCAGGTGGTTCATTTCAAGGTGCGACGATTTCCAAACCAGATGATTCGCATGGGGAGAGAGGGCGAGCCAATGCTGGAATATCGTTTACCTTACAGAAACATTCTCCCAATACCCATATTTGTGCCCAGAGACGCCACACAGCCGGACGTGACCCGCGAGCCCTCGCCTTCTAGAATAAAATCCGCCATGGACAGTTTAAATGGAGTTTGCCTTCAAAAGAGAGAGGTCTCCTCCATTACCGAACATAAACCAATGGTAATCCAACCCAGGAGTCCAGACTTCAGAGCGTCCAGCCTCATCTCTCCACCACGAGACGTGCTCCGCTTCCAGCGACGAGAGTGA